GATTTTGACCGTGATATTTGGGGCTACATTGCATTAGGTCACTTCAAGCAACGCACAATTGCGGGTGAAATCGGTTCGTCAACCATGCCACATAAAGTAAACCCAATCGACTTTGAAAACTCTGAAGGCAACCTCGGTATTGCAAATGCATTAATGCAGCATTTAGCGGCTAAATTACCAGTATCACGTTGGCAGCGTGACTTAACCGACTCTACTGTTTTGCGTAACCTAGGGGTAGGTATTGCGCATGCCTTGATTGCATACCAAGCGACATTAAAAGGTATCAGCAAATTAGAAGTTAACGAAACACATCTACGTGAAGAATTAGACAGCAACTGGGAAGTATTAGCAGAGCCTGTACAAACCGTAATGCGTCGCTATGGCATTGAAAAGCCATATGAAAAACTAAAAGAGTTAACTCGAGGCAAACGAATTGATGCCCAGCAATTAGCGGTATTCATTGATGGTCTCGCGTTACCTGATGATGTCAAAACTGAGCTAAAAAAAATGACACCAGCAAACTACATTGGCCGTGCAGAAGCCTTTGTTGACGAATTAAAATAGTCTGTCTTTACCTATCAATTAGCAATATCAGCGGCACCTTGATTATCGAGTTGCCGCTTTTTATTTGAATAACAAAGAGTCTGAGCATGTATCAATTAACTTTCGACACCCAAACCTTTATCAAACAACATTGGCAAAAAAAGCCTGTGGTACTGACTCAGGCTTTTATTGATTTTATTGACCCAATCGCCGCTGACGAATTAGCAGGTCTAGCCTGTGAAGAAGAAATATCGTCTCGGATCGTAGTAACCAAAAAGGATGGTTGGGATGTCATCCAAGGACCATTTGAAGATTACGATCAATATGGTGAGTCTAACTGGCAGTTGTTAGTCCAAGCCGTTAACCATTGGTATCCCGACGCACAACCTTTGGTTGAAGCATTTCGATTTTTACCCGATTGGCGCTTTGACGATTTAATGGTGTCATTTGCAACACCACAGGGTGGTGTTGGCCCACACATAGATAACTATGATGTTTTCATCATACAAGGCGAAGGTGAAAGACGTTGGCGAGTGGGTGATATAGGCAACCACCGACGTCGCGGTGGCGATGCAAACTCACCATTAGTTGACGATTTTGAGCCCATTATTGATGTTGTGCTCAAAAAAGGCGACGTGTTATACATACCACCAGGCTATCCACATTGTGGTGAAACAATTAACTTAGCGCTAAGCTATTCAATTGGCTTTAGAGCACCAAGTCAGCAAGAGCTATTAACCCAACTAGCTGATTCATTAATCGACTCCAATACTGGCCATAAGCGGTTTACTTCCATAAACGAAACCAACCAGCCAGGCCTTGTCAGTGATGAACAACAGCGAGGTATCATGCAACTACTTGCCGAACTGGCCAGCCAACCAGAAAACTATCAAACAATGTTAGGTAAATTGCTCAGTCAAAATCGTTTCGAGTTGGATATTTGTGAAGGTGAAGCCCCTTTGAATTCACAAGATTTATTAGATGCTATTGAAGATGGTGCTTCAATTAATCGTATTGGCGGTTTGAAGGTGTTGCGCTTAGAAAATGATCAACAGAAAAGGCTATTTATAAATGGTGAAGTTTATCCCTTAGTCAATACCGCTTCAAATGAACTCGAGTTGTTAGCAAATGCATTTTACATTGATAACCAAGCTGCAGCTAAATTGTGTAAAACCGCTGAGATAACTCAGTTTTTAGCTCAATTAATTAATCAGGGCATGTATTATTTAACTGAGTGAAAACTTAGATAAACAACTGAATAATAAAGAAAAGGCACTTTTAGTGCCTTTAGTTTAACAGCCAATTAATTAATCACTAAGACCAAAGTTTTTCATCTTCATGCATCTTGTATAAACTTTCAGCACGAGATACGAGTAAGTTAGCAAATTTACGTTGGGTTTCGTCACGTGTGGCTCCAGATTTGTGTAAGTTTTCAGCTTTCAACTGCCACATCATAGAAAAATGACGCATAGCTTCACGAGCTGTTTTTGCCACTTTTACATCAACATAATCTGACGGTAAATCACCCGACATCACCCAAAACGTTTGCTTAGTTGGCTGTTTAGAATCCATTTTCCAAATTGCAAGATAAGGCGCGAGATAACGACTTTCATCAGCATAAACTTTATTTGGGATAACGCCTTTTTCTGCGAGAAATCGATTCGCTTTTTGAAATTGTGTTTTTACCCATTCTTGTCTTAATGCTTCTTGATCAGGGGCTTGTTCAGCAACCTTATCTATCACTACATCTGTCATAACTCTTCCTATCTTATTGTTATCTATTAATGCTGACTAAAAAATCAGCACCAAAATAATATAAACCATTCGCTTGCCTAAAATACTTTACGTTTACGTAAAGCGGCAAGCTAAATTGCCAGCTTGGTCACAAAAATTAGTAAATCAACCTTTGTTGAGAGTATCGCTAAATGCTATCGTGCTGCAATACTAAATTCCATTTTTAAATCATACTAAGCAACAAATAAAAATAGCGTTTAAAACACATACAACCATAGCTGTAATCTGCCTTTAATAAGACGATTTAATCGATGTAGTATCAAAAAATGGCTATTTTTACCGCTTTAAATAAAGTAGCTATTTAAAAGTGAGTTTTATAATGAAGTGTTAGTAACGCTAACACGCGACCATAAAGTAAGTGGAGAGTTTACGTGGCGGTATTTAATCATGTCTCGTTTGATGAGCACGAACAAGTCGTGTTTTGTCATGATAAAGAAAGTGGCTTAAAAGCAATTATCGCAGTACATAATACCAACCTAGGGCCCGGTGTCGGTGGTTGTCGTATGTGGAACTATTCATCTGATGATGAAGCATTAACCGACGTCTTGCGTCTATCTCGTGGTATGACCTATAAAAACGCCCTTGCGGGTTTAGCTATGGGTGGCGGTAAGGCAGTGATAATTGCCGATCCCAAAACAACCGACCGTGAAAAACTGTTCTTGGCTTTCGGGCGCTTTGTCAATTCGCTTGGTGGGAAATATTATTCTGCAGAAGATGTTGGCGTATCGACATCAGATATTATGATCGCTAACCGTGAAACTCCGTTTGTGGCAGGCACAGAAGGTAAATCCGGCGACCCTTCCCCATTCACCG
This Shewanella aestuarii DNA region includes the following protein-coding sequences:
- a CDS encoding cupin domain-containing protein; the encoded protein is MYQLTFDTQTFIKQHWQKKPVVLTQAFIDFIDPIAADELAGLACEEEISSRIVVTKKDGWDVIQGPFEDYDQYGESNWQLLVQAVNHWYPDAQPLVEAFRFLPDWRFDDLMVSFATPQGGVGPHIDNYDVFIIQGEGERRWRVGDIGNHRRRGGDANSPLVDDFEPIIDVVLKKGDVLYIPPGYPHCGETINLALSYSIGFRAPSQQELLTQLADSLIDSNTGHKRFTSINETNQPGLVSDEQQRGIMQLLAELASQPENYQTMLGKLLSQNRFELDICEGEAPLNSQDLLDAIEDGASINRIGGLKVLRLENDQQKRLFINGEVYPLVNTASNELELLANAFYIDNQAAAKLCKTAEITQFLAQLINQGMYYLTE
- a CDS encoding DUF4826 family protein, which codes for MTDVVIDKVAEQAPDQEALRQEWVKTQFQKANRFLAEKGVIPNKVYADESRYLAPYLAIWKMDSKQPTKQTFWVMSGDLPSDYVDVKVAKTAREAMRHFSMMWQLKAENLHKSGATRDETQRKFANLLVSRAESLYKMHEDEKLWS